CTATGTAGCTTGGAGAGGTTTGAAGATTTAGAATTTCCTAAATCTTTACAAATCAGGATATAGAAATTACTTCTTTCCTGGTGTTTATGGCGGTATGGAACCACACTGAACCATCTCGAACTCAGACGTGAAACATACCTGCGGCGACGATAGTTGGGGGGTAGCCCCCTGTGAAAATAGCACGATGCCAGGATAATATTCGCAAGGCTCTCAGATGTCAAGTCTGAGAGCCTTTTGCTTTGGATTGTGGCGATCGACTTCGCCCCTCACCACAACTGTGATTCTGGGGTGGGCATTCTCCTCCCAATTGAATTATTCGATCGGCCCTAGAGTTATTTGGGGTGAACAATGGTGACACCTGTACCGCCGTCATGGTTATCTGCGGGTTCAAAGCGATCGACCTGGGGATGTTGCTTTAAAAATTCTTGAATGCCTCGCCGTAGCTTGCCGGTGCCATGGCCGTGGATCACCCACAATGGACCGTCGGCTTGGGCGATCGCTCGATCGAGTTCAATTTCTGCATCGGCGACTCGACTGCCCCGTAGGTCTAGAGTGTTGTGGGAGGTTCGTATTGCGGGTTGGGATGACGGGCTGGCTGGAGGTGTGGCTGGGGGGTTTTTAGGATCGAGTTTGGGTTTCACCTCTGGCATCAAAGCCTTTTCCCCTTGGAGAGATTCAATGTCTTTCAGGGAGACGGTCATTTTCATGAGTCCAAAGCGAACGCTGAGTTCACCACTGGCATCCGGGGGGGTGATGACTTCGGCTACTTGTCCAAGGTTGGTGACTCTGACGCGATCGCCCACTTGGGGCTTAAAGCCTTTGGGCATTGAGGCTTTCGGATTTGCTTTAGATGCCGTGCTGGGTAGGTGTTTACTGGCTAGTTGATCCAGATCGGCGGTTGCCTTATGGGCTTTTTGGGCGGTGGGTGTACCTTGTTGGAGGGTACGAATGACTTGGGCAATATCTGTTTTTGCCTGGATCAGGGTGGTTTGGATGGCTTTTTCTTGTTGGTGTTTAAGGTCTTGTTCCCAGATTTTGAGACGATCTGCTTTTTGGGACACTTCGCGGTGCAGTTGTTCAGCTTGGGCTAAGACTTGGGCGGCTTCCTGGGCCTTGTTTTCTTGCCGCCGTCGTTGGGCTTCTAGGCCAGCGATCACAGTGTTAACTTCTGTGGTGGCTCCGGGGGTGAGGTGGTGTTGGGCGGCAGCGACAATGCTGGGGTCTAGTCCTAGGCGTTGGGCAATGGCGAGGGCGTTAGATCGGCCTGGGATTCCCCACAGCAGTCGGTAGGTGGGGGAAAGGGTGACCTCATTAAATTCGACGGAGGCATTTTCAAAACGATCGTCCCCGTATTTTAAAGCTTTGAGTTCACCAAAATGGGTGGTGGCAATGGTGAGATGGGCACGATCGGCTAAGGTTTTGAGGAGGGCAATGGCGAGGGCGCTGCCTTCTGAGGGATCCGTGCCGGCTCCCACCTCGTCCAGTAAAACGAGGCTACTAACGAGGCTACTGTTGTTAGAATCGTGATTTAGCTGATCTAGAGCTGTGAGAATGCGGCCAATGCGACGGATATGTCCTGAAAATGTTGATAAACTCTGTTGAATAGACTGTTCATCGCCAATATCCGCTAAGACAGCATTGACCCAAGGCAGCTCTACCGGTTCTCTGGCTGGGATAAATAGTCCGATTTTAGCCATGAGGACGGTCAGACCCAAGGTTTTGAGGGTGACGGTTTTACCGCCGGTATTGGGACCCGTTATGGCCACTACTCGAATGTGGGGTTGAATATGGAGATCGATGGGAATGGTGGGGCTGCCCTGTTCCTGACGGTGCTGCCACTCCAGCAAGGGGTGGCGGAGTTGCCGTAGGGTAATGGTGTCTTGGGCGGGGTCAATGAATCGGGGGACGTTACCTTGAATCCAATAGCTGTAGCGGGCACGGGCAATGGCAAGATCTAGGGCGGTGGCAATGGCTAGGAGTTGCTCTAGGTCTTCTTGTACCTCGGCGACGGCGGCACTGAGTTGTTGGCAAATGCGTTCTTCTTCGGCTTGTTCTTGGCGCTGGAGTTGCCGCAGGCGATTGTTACGATCGAGAACAGCCTTCGGTTCGATGTAGAGGGTGGCTCCGCTACTGGAGGCATCGTGGACAATGCCGGGGATGCTCTCTTTGTGGGATGCCTTGACGGGAATGACAAAGCGTCCCTCTCGCTGGGTAATCACCTGTTCTTGAATGGCGTTACCTTGGCGTTGCATTAAGCGTTGGAGAGTTTGGTAAATGTCATCCCGTAGGGCTTTGAGTTTGACCCGAATTTGCCCAAGGGTTTCGCTGGCTCGATCGGTAACGTTGCCCCGATCGTCAATGCAATGGTGAATCTGACGTTCTAGCTCTGGATAGGTTCGCAGATCGGCCACCAGTGTTAAGAGGTGGGCCACGGTTTCTTCCTCCTGGGCATCAATGATCCGCCGGATGTGGCGCATGGCGGCTAAGGTCGTGGCGATATAGAGGAGGTTATTGCCTTTGAGGATTCCCCCCCGACCAGCCCAGGCCAGGGCTTCCCCAATGTCCTGGATTCCTTCAAAGGGCAGTTGCCCCAGTTTTGCTTCTAGGGCATAGGCTTCAAGGGTTTGGGCCAGGAGGGTCTCACTGTCCGACTGGCGTTGGGGTAGGGGCAAGCATTGGGCGGCTATTTTCCCCAGTTTGGTGGCTGCAAAGGTGGCTAAATGTTGGCAAAGCCGAGGCCACTCTAGGAGTTCTAGGGTTTCGGCTTGAATGGTTGGGCAGGACAATAGGCTCAAGGGAAGAGGGTGACGGTGGGGTAAGGTGCTTTCCTATGATAGCAAGACAGATCAGCCCTGACGGGAGAAGGGGCTGACTGGTTCTTGGTTCCTCAGACCTTTAGATTAAAATCCGTAAATGTCCGGAGTTAGATCGTCCTATCTCAGTCCAGAATGGAGGGAGCTGGCGATCGCCCATGACCAACCATGGCGATAGGTAGGGATCTTGGGTGTCGGGTAAGATTTTTGCTAGCTCTACAGAAGCCAGGATCTAGCTAGCGATAACTTTGATGTTGGCGTTGCAAGATTATTACCGAAAATCTGGGTCTAAAGCCCCGTCCTTCTAGGACGGCTTTTCTTCCTGCAACCGATCTATCCAGTCTTCCACAAGCTGGGTCATCCTCTTCTCTCTCTGTTCCGCAATCCGCCTAAGCTTTGCCAACCTAGCGCCCGACACCCTTAAACCGAGCCTTTCTTTCGCCATTGCGCCTACCCATCGTCTATCCATCTATCTATCATGGTTAGCATGAAAGTACGATACCAGTACCGAATTTANNNNNNNNNNNNNNNNNNNNNNNNNNNNNNNNNNNNNNNNNNNNNNNNNNNNNNNNNNNNNNNNNNNNNNNNNNNNNNNNNNNNNNNNNNNNNNNNNNNNCAGAGATCGAGAGCCTTGCAACTGATTTAGGATTGCTGTAATATTCTCCATCGCCTTAGCCCAAGGAACCATCGCAGGATCAACCCTGTGCAAGCTTACCGAAAATCTGGGTCTAAAGCCCCGTCCTTCTAGGACGGCTTTTCTTCCTGCAACCGATCTATCCAGTCTTCCACAAGCTGGGTCATCGTCTTCTCTCTCTGTTCCGCAATCCGCCTAAGCTTTGCCAACCTAGCGCCGGACACCCTTAAACTCAGACTTTCTTTCGCCATTGTACCTACCCATCGTCTATCCATCTATGCTATCATGGTTAGCATGAAAGTACGATACCAGTACCGAATTTATCCAACACCGCAACAGGTCAAAGGGCTGAATCAGCTTTTTGGGTGTTGCCGAGTTGTGTACAACGACGCGCTGGCGATTGTGCGGTCAGTGCCGCAGGGCGCGAAACGGCCCAGCAATGCTGAACTGCAAAGCTGGTGATTACTCAGGCCAAAAGACGGCTGAACGGAAATGGTTGGCCGATGTGTCAGCCGTGCCCTTGCAGCAGTCGGTTCAGGATTTAGGTGCTGCCTTCAAGAACTTTTTTGAGAGCCGTAGCGGTAAACGAAAAGGGCCAAAGGTGGGCTTCCCTCGGTTCAAAAAGAAGCTGAACCAACAGTCGGCACGGTTTGTTCGGACGGGATTCTCTCTTAAGGGCAATAAGCTTGAACTGGCCAAATTAGGCCGCTTCAAGGTGAAGTGGTCAAGGCCACTGCCCTCTGAACCTAGCTCTGTGACCATTATCCGCAACACGGCTGGACAATACCATGCCAGCTTTGTAGTGGAGATTGGATCCATCAACATTGAGCCACTACGGCCCTCAATTGGGGTGGATCTAGGCATCAAAACCTTTGCCTTTCTCAGCACAGGTGATCGGGTAGAATCCCCTGGATATAATCGGTTAGACCGAAAGACGCGACGGTTTCAGCGTAAGCTGGCCCGCCAAGTTAAAGGGTCTAAGCGTCGCGAAAAGACTAGGCTGCGCCTTGCAAAGCTGAAGCTAAAAACGGCCNNNNNNNNNNNNNNNNNNNNNNNNNNNNNNNNNNNNNNNNNNNNNNNNNNNNNNNNNNNNNNNNNNNNNNNNNNNNNNNNNNNNNNNNNNNNNNNNNNNNAGAGATGGTAATGCCGCCAAAAATGTCGAAAAGTCTGGGTTGGGGCTAACCCAAGACTCTAAATGGACAAAGAACGGGCGTAAGACCAGGATGTCTGGCAATCCGACTGCTTTGTCTAGCCAGCCGTACAGCGAACAGCTTGGACTATTCGCCTAGCCGGAGAATCCCCGCACCTTTAGGTCGGGGAGCATGTCAATGCCTAGGTTCCTGTTTATGAAATCGCAGCTATGAAATCGCGGCTTTTAACTAATATGTGAGAATAAAAATGCAGTACTCCCTGTTTTCTTCCCCTTCCTCTTCCCCTTCCTCTTCCCCTTTGGTTGCCCAAACCCAAACTGCCAGTACTGGGTCTGCTGATGTTGGCTGGAATGATCTTCAACTGTGGCAAGGGGGGGCAGGACTGCTGATCCTGGCTCTAGTGGGAACAACGGTTTTCCACCAGTTACAGTTGCGTAAAGTCCGCAAGGACTTGCGGTTCCAGACCTTCAAAAGCACTGAAATGGAGAAGAAACTGCGGTTAGCTTTGCGCACCATTGCCAAGATGGAGACGAATCCAGATTTAGTCCATTCCCGGGATTTTAATTTGGATTATCTCAGGATGCGCATGGAGGAGAAAAACTTTAATTTTGCCATTCTCAATCAAATTAAGGCCAAAATCAATATCCAAGTCCGATCGGCCTTGCGCCCAACCCAGGCAGATACGGGAACGGTGGGTGTGGCCAGTACTACGGCCCGAGCGCTCCAGGAGACGATCGAGGTGGAATACGACAGTGAGGGTCGTTCCACGAGCAAACGGGTGTTATTCCGCATTCAAATTCGGCTGGTGCGTTTCCCTGCCCAGAAAACATCGGAAACCATCCAGCAATTAGTGGAGTGTATGGAAGCCTATCTGAGTCCCGATGCGGAGGAAGAATTTTGGTACCCCACCATTCAAGGGCACTTGGCTACGTTGCAATGGGATCAAAAGGCGAAGCCGACACCGTTACTGGTGTTGGAACAGTCGGCAGAGGGTTCTAATGTCACGATCCGATCGCAGCGGGGCATTAACAAAGGTCGAGGAGCCTCTCAATCTGCCAGTGTTAAGGCGACCTAAAGCGAGGTAGACCATCCCTGGGTTCCGTCGGTTTCAAAGTCCCCAGGCCGATCGACGCTGATCGACCCCGGGAGTTAAGCCACATTAGGGGGAAAGGGTGGGGTGGGGTGCTGTTGTTTGTAGCGTTGGAGATGGCTTTTGACCAGGTCTTGAAGTTCGGAGCGTTTGACTTCTAGGGCATGGCCGCGATCGTCGGGGCGTTCAAAGAAAAGCAGGCTATCCACCGAGGGCAGGGCAATGAACTGGAACAGGAGGTGGATGAC
The nucleotide sequence above comes from Prochlorothrix hollandica PCC 9006 = CALU 1027. Encoded proteins:
- a CDS encoding endonuclease MutS2, coding for MSLLSCPTIQAETLELLEWPRLCQHLATFAATKLGKIAAQCLPLPQRQSDSETLLAQTLEAYALEAKLGQLPFEGIQDIGEALAWAGRGGILKGNNLLYIATTLAAMRHIRRIIDAQEEETVAHLLTLVADLRTYPELERQIHHCIDDRGNVTDRASETLGQIRVKLKALRDDIYQTLQRLMQRQGNAIQEQVITQREGRFVIPVKASHKESIPGIVHDASSSGATLYIEPKAVLDRNNRLRQLQRQEQAEEERICQQLSAAVAEVQEDLEQLLAIATALDLAIARARYSYWIQGNVPRFIDPAQDTITLRQLRHPLLEWQHRQEQGSPTIPIDLHIQPHIRVVAITGPNTGGKTVTLKTLGLTVLMAKIGLFIPAREPVELPWVNAVLADIGDEQSIQQSLSTFSGHIRRIGRILTALDQLNHDSNNSSLVSSLVLLDEVGAGTDPSEGSALAIALLKTLADRAHLTIATTHFGELKALKYGDDRFENASVEFNEVTLSPTYRLLWGIPGRSNALAIAQRLGLDPSIVAAAQHHLTPGATTEVNTVIAGLEAQRRRQENKAQEAAQVLAQAEQLHREVSQKADRLKIWEQDLKHQQEKAIQTTLIQAKTDIAQVIRTLQQGTPTAQKAHKATADLDQLASKHLPSTASKANPKASMPKGFKPQVGDRVRVTNLGQVAEVITPPDASGELSVRFGLMKMTVSLKDIESLQGEKALMPEVKPKLDPKNPPATPPASPSSQPAIRTSHNTLDLRGSRVADAEIELDRAIAQADGPLWVIHGHGTGKLRRGIQEFLKQHPQVDRFEPADNHDGGTGVTIVHPK